The sequence GTTTTTACAGGAAAATTATCTTGTATGACCCGTAATAAAGCTAAAAATATGATAGAAATTCTAGGAGGAAGAGTATATAATACGGTAAATAATAATATTGATTTCATTGTAGTTGGAAAAAATTTCGGATCCAAATTAAAAAAAAGTATGAAAATAAAAAATATACAAATTTTAAAAGAAAAAATTTTTATAGATGAGCTTAAAAAAACAAAAAAAATTGATTTTTAGTAATGAATTATAGTACATATGTATAGGTTTTTTTTTTCATATAGAAAACAGTATATTTAATTTTCAAGTGGTGTGTGTATTATGATTAACATCATTTAAGTAAGAAATCTATTTTTTTATGTTACTAAAAAATATATTTACCGAATCTGGATTCGAATCTGAAGCTGAATTTATACCATTAATGAGTCAAGATGAAGAAGATCAGCTTCTTAAAGATGATATTCCTGAACAATTATGTATCTTAACAGTAAGAAATATGGTTTTGTATTCTGGAATTGTCTTTCCAATTATAGCAGGAAAAAGTGGATCAATACAATTATTACAAGATGCTTATGGATTAGATAAAACAGTTGGAGTGTTAACTCAAAAAAATTCTGGTATAGAAAAACTAAGCGAAAAAGATTTATATTCTGTAGGAACAGTTGCTAAAATATTGAAATTATTGAAAATGCCAGATGGAAACACAACTGTTATTTTGCAAGGAAAAAGAAGATTTAAAATAAATCGTTTTATTCAAAATGATCCATATTTTAAAGCAGAAATTATAGCTTTAGAAGAAAATAAACCATCATCCAAAGATAAAGAATATCTTGCTTTAGTTGAATCTATTAAAGAAATCGCCATAAAAATTATTCAGGATAACCCAAATATACCATCAGAAGCAAGTATTGCTATTCGTAATATAGAAAGTCCTTCTTTTTTAATAAATTTTGTAGCAGCTAATATGAATTTAGCTACTAGAGATAAACAAAAACTATTAGAATATGATGATTTAAAAAAAAGAGCAATGGAAACATTGCGTTTTTTAAATGTAGAACATCAACAAATAAAATTAAAAAATGATATTCAATCTCGTGTTCGTAGTGATATGGACCAACAACAAAGAGAATACTTTTTACATCAGCAAATTAAAGCTATACAAGAAGAATTAGGAGATATTTCTTATGAAAAAGAAATTGATGAAATGCGGGCTAAAGCTTCTAGAAAAAAATGGACTAAGGAAGCTAAGAAACAATTTGACAGAGAATTATTAAAAATGCAAAGAACTAATCCACAAATGCCAGAATATACGGTACAAAGAAATTATCTAGAACTGATGATAGATCTTCCTTGGGGAAGATATTCAAAAGATAGTTTTGATTTAGAATATGCACAAAAAATACTAGACAGAGATCATTACGGATTAGAAAAAGTAAAAGAACGTATTATAGAATATTTAGCTGTATTAAAATTGAGAGGAGATATGCGTTCCCCTATTTTATGTTTTTACGGTCCACCTGGAGTAGGAAAAACATCCTTAGGTAGATCTATTGCTACTGCTCTTAAAAGAAAATATGTTCGTATTTCTTTAGGAGGATTACATGATGAATCTGAAATACGTGGACACAGAAGAACTTATATTGGAGCTATGCCAGGTAGACTTTTACAATCTATACGAAAAGTAGGGACCTCTAATCCTGTTTTTGTTATTGATGAAATAGATAAAATGGGTATAGGTGCAAATGGAGATCCTTCTTCTGCTATGTTAGAAGTTTTAGATCCGGAACAAAATACCTCCTTTTATGATAATTTTTTAGAAATGGGTTATGATTTATCAAAAGTATTATTCATTGCCACAGCAAATTCACTATCTAATATACAACCAGCTCTTATAGATAGAATGGAGATTATAGAAATGAATGGATATACGGTAGAAGAAAAAACGCAAATAGTAAAAAAACATATATTACCAAAACAACTAAAAGAAAACGGATTAAAAAAATCTGATTTAATACTTGGAATAAAACAAATAGAAAAAGTGATTGAAAGTTATACCAGAGAATCTGGTCTAAGAACTCTGGAAAAAAAGATAGCTAAATTAGCACGTAATGTAGCAAAGCATATTGCTATGAATAAAAAATATGTAAAAAATTTAAGTATTGAAAAAATAGAAAATGTTCTTGGAATACCAAATGATCCAGACCGTTATGAAGGTAATAATGTTCCAGGTGTGGTTACAGGTTTAGCCTGGACTAATTCTGGTGGAGATATTTTATATATTGAATCCAGTTTATCTAAAGGAAAAGGAAATTTAAGTATTACTGGTAATTTAGGAGAGGTAATGAAAGAATCTGCTACTATTGCTTTACAGTATATTAAAGCTCATTATAAAGAATTTAACATAAATCCTATAATGTTTGAAGAAATCAATGTACATGTACATGTACCTGAAGGAGCAGTTCCTAAAGATGGTCCATCAGCAGGAATAACAATGTTAACTTCTCTAGTATCAAGTTATACTAAAAGAAAATTAAGACCTCATTTAGCCATGACAGGAGAAATTACCCTAAGAGGTAAGGTTTTACCTGTAGGTGGAATTAAAGAAAAAATATTAGCAGCTAAACGAGCTAATATAAAAGAAATTATCCTTTCACAGGATAATAAAAAAGATGTAGAAGAGATTAAACCAGAACATTTAAAAGGATTAACCTTTGATTATGTCATAAATATGAACGATGTAATTCTTTTATCTCTATTATAATATCTCTATTTTTTATTATTATATATGATGAAAGAATTAGAAAACATGATTTATACAGTTCATAAAGAACATTTAATTCAATTAGCAAAAAAATACGGAACTCCACTTTATGTATACGATTCTTTTAAAATAAAGAAACAATATATAAAAATGATAAAAGCTTTTAGTGGAATAAAAAATATTATAATTAATTATGCATGTAAAGCGAATACTAATCTTAATATATTAAAATTTTTACAAAAATTGGGTAGTGGATTAGATACAGTATCCATTCAAGAAGTAGAATTAGGGTTAAAAGCAGGATTTCATCCAAAGAAAATCATATTCACTCCTAATTGTGTTTCTATTCAAGAAGTTAAAAAAGCTGTTAATTTAGGGGTTAGAATTAACCTAGATAATCTATCCGTTTTAGAACAATTTGGAGAATGTTATCCTGATTATTCTATAGGAATAAGAATAAATCCGCATATTATGGCTGGTGGAAATTATAAAATTTCAGTAGGACATATTGATTCTAAATTTGGAATATCTTATTATCAAATTCCTCATATGAAAAGGATATTAAAAAATACAGGATTAAAAATAGAAGGGTTACATATGCATACAGGATCTGATATATCAGATATCAAATCTTTTTTAGAAGGTGCAAAAATATTGTTTAAAACAGCTATAGATTTTCCAAATATTGATTATATAGATTTTGGTAGTGGTTTTAAAGTACCATATACAAAAAATGATATAAAAACGGATTTGACTTCTTTAAGCAAAGAGATTACAGAAAAATTTAAAGACTTTTGTACTTCTTATGGTCATCAAATTACTTTAATTTTTGAGCCAGGAAAATTTTTAGTAAGTGAATCTGGATACTTTTTGGTTAGTGTAAATGTTATTAAACATACTACTTCTACTGTATTTGCTGGAGTAGATTCAGGTTTTAATCATTTTATTCGTCCTATGTTTTATGATGCTTATCATTATATTGAAAATATTTCTAATCCAAATGGTCGTTTTCGTTTTTATACTGTAGTTGGATATATCTGTGAATCAGATACTTTTGGTTTTAATAGAAAAATAACGGAAATCAGAGAAGGAGATATTTTATGTTTAAAAAACGCAGGAGCTTATTGTTTTTCTATGTCTTCTAATTATAATTCTCGTTATAGACCTTCTGAAATAATGATTTTAAATGGAAAAGATTTTATTATAAGAAAAAGAGAAACAATGCAAGATATTCTTAGAAATATAGTAGAAATAGATATTTAATTTTATGGAGAGATGGCAGAGTGGTTAATTGCGGCGGTCTTGAAAACCGTAGAGGTTAGTTCCTCCGGGGGTTCGAATCCCTCTCTCTCCGCATTATTTTATAATAAAACTAAAAAATTAACTATAAAAAAGTTTTTTTTTGCATTTTTTCTAATTTTTTTATTTGATATTCAATACTTTCATTAGTTATTTTTTTAAATAAAAATGTTGATTTACCTAATAAATGTCCTGGACATAAAATTTTTTCTATGTTTTTAATTTTTTTCCAAAAAAAAGGCTTCAAATGAAGCATATCTAATAGTTTTATAGCTGTATGTGGAAGAAATGGTTCAGCTAATTGAGCTAACATTGCAACAATTTGTAGAGATACATAAATAATTGCATCTAAACGTTTTTCTTTTTTTTTTTTCCAAGGTTCTTCTTCTGTTAAATATTTATTTCCTATTCTAGCTAAATCCATAAAACCGGATAAAGATTCTCTAAATTTATAAGATTCAATTAAATCACCTATGTATTTTGGATAATTTTTTATTTTATTTAAAATACTTTTATCTTTTTTAGATAAAATTCCAGGATTAGGAACAATTCCATTATTATGTCTTTGAACTAAGGTAAGGCTTCTATTTACAAAATTTCCTAATATAGCAACTAATTCCGTATTACTTTTCTTTTGAAAATCTTTCCAATTAAAATTATTATCTTTTGTTTCTGGCATATTAGCTATAAGAATATAACGAAGTGTATCTTGTTGATTTGGAAAATCTTTTAGGTATTCATGAACCCATACTGCCCAATTTTTAGAAGTAGATATTTTTTTATTTTCTAAATTTAGAAATTCATTAGCTAATATTTTATCCGGTAAAATATATCCATTATTATACGCTTTAAGTATAACCGGAAAAATAATACAATGAAAAACTATATTATCTTTTCCTATAAATTGAATTAATTTAGTTTCTTTATCTTTCCAATAAAATTTCCAATCTATTTTTTTACGTTTAGACCATTCTATAGTAGAAGAAATATATCCTATAGGAGCATCGAACCAAACGTATAACACTTTTCCTTTTGTTTTAGAAATGGGGACAGGTACACCCCAATTTAAATCTCTTGTGATTGCACGAGGTTTTAATCCTTTATCTAACCAAGATTTAGCTTGTCCATATACATTAACTTTCCAATCTTTTTTATGGTTAACTAAAATCCATTTTTCTAAAAAATTTTGATATTTATTCAAAGGTAAGTACCAATGTTTTGTTTTTTTTAAAATAGGTATATTTCCACTTATAGTAGATTTTGGGGATATTAAATC is a genomic window of Blattabacterium cuenoti containing:
- the lon gene encoding endopeptidase La, with the protein product MLLKNIFTESGFESEAEFIPLMSQDEEDQLLKDDIPEQLCILTVRNMVLYSGIVFPIIAGKSGSIQLLQDAYGLDKTVGVLTQKNSGIEKLSEKDLYSVGTVAKILKLLKMPDGNTTVILQGKRRFKINRFIQNDPYFKAEIIALEENKPSSKDKEYLALVESIKEIAIKIIQDNPNIPSEASIAIRNIESPSFLINFVAANMNLATRDKQKLLEYDDLKKRAMETLRFLNVEHQQIKLKNDIQSRVRSDMDQQQREYFLHQQIKAIQEELGDISYEKEIDEMRAKASRKKWTKEAKKQFDRELLKMQRTNPQMPEYTVQRNYLELMIDLPWGRYSKDSFDLEYAQKILDRDHYGLEKVKERIIEYLAVLKLRGDMRSPILCFYGPPGVGKTSLGRSIATALKRKYVRISLGGLHDESEIRGHRRTYIGAMPGRLLQSIRKVGTSNPVFVIDEIDKMGIGANGDPSSAMLEVLDPEQNTSFYDNFLEMGYDLSKVLFIATANSLSNIQPALIDRMEIIEMNGYTVEEKTQIVKKHILPKQLKENGLKKSDLILGIKQIEKVIESYTRESGLRTLEKKIAKLARNVAKHIAMNKKYVKNLSIEKIENVLGIPNDPDRYEGNNVPGVVTGLAWTNSGGDILYIESSLSKGKGNLSITGNLGEVMKESATIALQYIKAHYKEFNINPIMFEEINVHVHVPEGAVPKDGPSAGITMLTSLVSSYTKRKLRPHLAMTGEITLRGKVLPVGGIKEKILAAKRANIKEIILSQDNKKDVEEIKPEHLKGLTFDYVINMNDVILLSLL
- the lysA gene encoding diaminopimelate decarboxylase, translating into MMKELENMIYTVHKEHLIQLAKKYGTPLYVYDSFKIKKQYIKMIKAFSGIKNIIINYACKANTNLNILKFLQKLGSGLDTVSIQEVELGLKAGFHPKKIIFTPNCVSIQEVKKAVNLGVRINLDNLSVLEQFGECYPDYSIGIRINPHIMAGGNYKISVGHIDSKFGISYYQIPHMKRILKNTGLKIEGLHMHTGSDISDIKSFLEGAKILFKTAIDFPNIDYIDFGSGFKVPYTKNDIKTDLTSLSKEITEKFKDFCTSYGHQITLIFEPGKFLVSESGYFLVSVNVIKHTTSTVFAGVDSGFNHFIRPMFYDAYHYIENISNPNGRFRFYTVVGYICESDTFGFNRKITEIREGDILCLKNAGAYCFSMSSNYNSRYRPSEIMILNGKDFIIRKRETMQDILRNIVEIDI
- the metG gene encoding methionine--tRNA ligase, with amino-acid sequence MKKSNKYIVTAALPYANGPIHIGHLAGVYLPADIFVRFLKRKNRDVIFICGSDEHGVPIAIQAKKEKKKPKDIVNKYHYLIKNCFINFGIQFDNYSRTSTKIHYKISTSFFKKLYDKEKLLEKFSKQYYDQETKQFLADRYISGICPHCKKKEAYGDQCENCGISLIPEDLISPKSTISGNIPILKKTKHWYLPLNKYQNFLEKWILVNHKKDWKVNVYGQAKSWLDKGLKPRAITRDLNWGVPVPISKTKGKVLYVWFDAPIGYISSTIEWSKRKKIDWKFYWKDKETKLIQFIGKDNIVFHCIIFPVILKAYNNGYILPDKILANEFLNLENKKISTSKNWAVWVHEYLKDFPNQQDTLRYILIANMPETKDNNFNWKDFQKKSNTELVAILGNFVNRSLTLVQRHNNGIVPNPGILSKKDKSILNKIKNYPKYIGDLIESYKFRESLSGFMDLARIGNKYLTEEEPWKKKKEKRLDAIIYVSLQIVAMLAQLAEPFLPHTAIKLLDMLHLKPFFWKKIKNIEKILCPGHLLGKSTFLFKKITNESIEYQIKKLEKMQKKTFL